Sequence from the Nitrosospira multiformis genome:
AAAGGCGGCGGTAGGAGCCGTCGCCAGCGCGGTAAGCAATGACGCGGTGGCGGCAGCCCCTTTTTCGGCTGCAAAACCCGACGCCGCTGCGGACCTGTTTGCGTCCCCGGATCGATCCCCCGCGATTGAGACCGAATCTCTCAAAATAGAGCGAATGTTCGAAAGCGGCAACTTCTGGCTGATTCTGACCGGTTTTTTCGGCATCGGCCTGCTTCTGTCATTCACGCCTTGCGTCTTTCCGATGTTCCCCATTCTGTCGGGTATTATCGCCAAGCAGGGTGAGCACATTACCAAGACCCGCGGGTTCATTTTATCGCTAGCCTATGTCATGGGGATGGCGATCACTTATGCTGCCGCAGGTGTCGCAGCCGGACTTTCCGGTGCGATGCTGTCAGCGGCTTTGCAAAATGCCTGGGTACTGGGCACCTTTGCGCTGGTCTTTATAACACTGGCTTTTTCCATGTTCGGTTTCTACGAACTGCAATTACCTACTTCGCTTCAAAGCAAACTCTCCGTGGAGGCGGGGCATCTAAAGGGGGGGCAACTGACGGGTGTATTTGGTATGGGAGCGCTGTCCGCATTAATTGTCGGACCGTGTGTAGCCGCTCCGTTGGCCGGAGCGCTGCTTTACATCAGCCAGACCCGGGATGTGGTGCTGGGTGGTTCGGCGTTATTCGTCATGGCCTTGGGTATGGGCGTGCCGCTGTTGCTGCTGGGGGCATCCGCCGGGGCCCTGTTGCCCAAAGCGGGGCCCTGGATGGAGTCAGTCAAACAATTTTTTGGCGTATTATTGCTGGGGGTGGCCATATGGCTGATATCGCCAGTCATTCCGGCGGTTGCGCATATGCTATTGTGGTCGGCGCTATTGATTGTCTCGGCCATTTATTTGCATGCCGTTGATCCGCTACGGCCCGATGCTTCGGGTTTTCGGAAGTTTCTGAAAGGCCTGGGCATGATCGCGCTGCTGACCGGTGTTGCCCTGCTGGTCGGTGTTTTATCTGGCAGCCGCGACATTTTGCAACCTCTCTCAAAATTGAATGTTTCGAATGTTGATGGGGGTGGAATGAAGAAGAGCATGGTGCAAACCGGGCATTTGCCATTCCAGCGAGTGAAATCGGTAGCGGAGCTTGAACAGCATATCCTCCAGGCGCGGGATAAGTATGTGATGCTGGATTTTTACGCCGACTGGTGCATTTCATGCAAGGAAATGGAGCGCTTCACATTTACCGATGAGAGAGTGCAGTCCCGGCTAAAAGATGTGGTATTGCTGCAGGTTGATGTCACCGCCGGTACATCTGATGATACGGCGCTGCTTAAACGTTTTAAGCTATTCGGCCCTCCCGGTATCCTCTTTATCGATCGTCAGGGACGTGAAATTTCACGCATCAGGCTTATTGGATATCAGGACACAGAAAGTTTTCTCTCGGTGCTCAATGCAGTATTGATTTAGGGTCGACGGATCCAGCTTGTTCCTGTCAGCTCATGAAGGGCGTGTTTGCGCGCTTTCCCGAGATAGCCTGATATCTCATAGCCCGGGTCGATGGTTAGAGACGCCATGGCATGCCCGTCAGCCGACCGTTCGTTTCTTATGTTTAGTGCTATGATCAACCAGACTTTTTGCATTACTTGGTCTTCACCTCTATGGTGAATTCGCTACCACTACCGGATTTAGGTTAAATGACGAAATCGCAGCAGGTGATCATGTACATGGGTGTTGCAATAATGGCAGTGACGGCCGGTTTATTGTTGCGTGCGCAGCTAACCAGTAACCCTCAATCTGCTGAAAATGGCGGAGCCGAGACATTATTCGCGGCGAGCTTGCCCGACCTGCAAGGCAAGAATCAATCTATCTCACAATGGCGTGGCAACGTTATGGTGATCAATTTCTGGGCGACCTGGTGCGAACCGTGCCGCGACGAAATTCCTGAGTTCATTGAACTCCAGGAAAAATTCCGCGCTAAGGGATTGGTATTTATCGGTATTGCTGTAGATCAGCAAGAAAGAACAGCCGCTTTCAGTAAGGAGATTGGCATCAATTATCCGGTGCTGGTGGGTGATATGAGAGCCCTCGATCTGGCTGGCGCGGCAGGAAATCGCCAGGGAGCGCTGCCTTTTACCGTCGTTATCGACCGTGGCGGAAATATCATCGGCACTAAATTGGGCCGCCTCAGTCGCAGCAAGCTTGAGTCCATGATCAAGCCGCTGTTGTAAAGATAAAGCTGGTCGCGAAATTATCGGGTTTTATAGCCGCGCGCTTTCACTACCTTCCATGAGTACTCCAGCGTATTGTCCGATGGAATCAGCATCGAAAGCGCACCCTTGCCAAGCGGTTGCACGGTTAATTTAATATTATATTCCTTGCCGTTTACAGATGCCTCAGCCCCTTTCGTTGGGGCTGCGGGTGCGATAAGAACAGTAACTTGGGTGACCGTATAATCACCGTTGCCATTGTAAATGCTGCCGCTGAAGGCGCCATAACCAAAGCCGGCATGGGTGACGAGCTTACTGAAAGCATCGGCCGGGAGGTCGGCTTCGGTGAGCTCGCCTTCCGGCGACTCCTTGCGGCAAGCGCGCATGGCGATGGCGGCAGCGCGATCGCTGGTTATTCCCTTCATGGATTCCCGAACACACAGATCGTAACCGCCTGGATCAGGTAAGTTCCCGGCAGGTAGATTCGTTGATACCAGAAGCATCAACAGAGTCCCTCCCCGAAGAGTCAGCGTGATGCGGGGATTTTTATTTTTCGATGAGAGCAGGAGCTGTGGATACATATGAACTCATAAAGTGTACCCTTTTTAAATTCTCAGATACCAGTCCTATTGGGATACTTTTCCGCGACAGTCGAGCTGTGCGAACCACGCCTCACACTGGCGGAAATGGATGAAGCCAGGGTTATAAGTTTACTCAATAGGTAAAAAGAGAGAGGAAGAATAAACTTCCTCTCTCTTTGAAAACTCCGGTGAAAGCAATGTTCAAAAATTCATAAGCAGGTTAACCGACAAAATATGTCCCATATAATTGGCCCCTCGCCGGATAATGTATTGATTCATATAGCCCACCTCGCCTGTAATTTGCTTAGTGAAGGCATAGCCAAGCCCCGTAAAGAACCGGTTTTGATCAAAACCTCTCCGCGGAACCCAATCGGTATCGTTAAGGCTCACGAAAGCTTCATCCTGGATTATGTAGCTGAAGCCTGGCGCAAATGAGAGGGGGATCGATGCTTTTATCAATTGCCGATAACGTGCAGCCATCTTGGAATTTGAGGGAGATGGATCCCCTGGGTTGGACGCTGTCCCTATATGGTCGGGAACAAAACGTTCTTCCAGGCGGCTGCGGGCGGTAAGTCTTCCCCATGAAAATTTATCGCTCCATAGCACTTGTTGCCAGACTCGGTGCTCATCGTACGTATTCTTGACATACGGAGTTGTGGTCGGTGTCCATGCGTACCCTACCCATATACTGGTAGTTTCGGTAAGCTGGTACCCTACGCCAGGACGTACGATTGCCTGGGAAAATTTCGATGCATCGTCGGCAAAGCGTCCCTGTCCTTCCGCCCACCATTTGACTTTTGCCAAGGTCGGGTTGTTTGGATTGAAAGCACCAAAATTTCCCGTAGCCGTGATGTTTCCCCATACCGCAAAATCCGACACATCATCCGCAAACTGTTGAGCCGTAGCTGGACCTGAAAGTACTAAGCCTGATAGCACTAATGCCGTTGAGATACGTATTTTATTCAGCACCTGATTCTCCCCTTCTCTATTTGATATCAAAAAAATTTCATTAAAAGGATGGGAGTTTTAAGCTCCCGTTATTCCGCCAACGCCTCATGCTGTTTCCGGCGCCTGTATGTTTACTTAAAAATGACACGAATGAATTCATGCAGGAAAACTAACATAATACATGTCAAGAAAACATTGTGTAGATGTGGGAATTTTGTGAAGACGACCCTATCGCTTCTCGCGTACTTAAAGTACTTGTTTTAATGAATAAGAAGCGTCCTACTTGATTTGGCCGTAATTTGAAGCTCAACCCGGAATATACTTGAGCAACGGTATTTATTCTACTTTAATCAAGGACCGGTTATGAAGATCGTCTGTTTACGGTTAGCTGCCTTTGCCTACACAGCAATCGCCCGGTAAAGATTGTAAAGACTGGTGATGATGATCAATGTTCCCACCAGTATTAATAACGTTCGTGCGTGAAGTTTCTTGCATAGCACCGCCGCGAACGGTGCGGCAAAGAGTCCTCCAAATACCAGGCCCACGATGATGGGCCATGTGTTGGTCTCCATCAACAATGTAAAGACCGCTGCGCTCGTTAATGTCAGGAAGAATTCCGCGAAATTGACCGAGCCGATGGTGGTCCGCGGATCGTTACCCGAACTCACCAGAGTTGACGTTACTACAGGTCCCCAGCCGCCTCCGCCAGCGGCGTCGACGAATCCCCCAAATAACGCGAGCTTTCCCACATGCCTTGGGGCGTGTGTGCGCAGACGCAGCGGCCGAAATGCTTTGCTGAGGATATATATTCCCAATAGTAATAGATAAACGGAGATATAGGGCTTGAACATGGCGCCGTCGATCTGGGTCACCAGAATGGCCCCTAATATCCCGCCCAGAATACCCGGTACCAGCAAGCGTATAAACAGCTGTTTATTCACATTGCCGAATCTGGCGTGGGCGAGGCCCGAAACTCCGGTTGTGAATATCTCCGCAATGTGAACGCTGGCACTTG
This genomic interval carries:
- the dsbD gene encoding protein-disulfide reductase DsbD, translating into MNAARLPVRLIRYILLLLCFFGMNAFAEERASSGFLSGLKQLGASFDQDEQELLPPDQAFKLTVRVRDENTLVAQFEPAKNYYLYRDKVAFKPQDAETSIEKISLPQGAVKSDLTFGQVEVFHKPFEAVISLKRGAASTNKLTLVATYQGCNEPIGVCYAPINKVIELTLPVAKAAVGAVASAVSNDAVAAAPFSAAKPDAAADLFASPDRSPAIETESLKIERMFESGNFWLILTGFFGIGLLLSFTPCVFPMFPILSGIIAKQGEHITKTRGFILSLAYVMGMAITYAAAGVAAGLSGAMLSAALQNAWVLGTFALVFITLAFSMFGFYELQLPTSLQSKLSVEAGHLKGGQLTGVFGMGALSALIVGPCVAAPLAGALLYISQTRDVVLGGSALFVMALGMGVPLLLLGASAGALLPKAGPWMESVKQFFGVLLLGVAIWLISPVIPAVAHMLLWSALLIVSAIYLHAVDPLRPDASGFRKFLKGLGMIALLTGVALLVGVLSGSRDILQPLSKLNVSNVDGGGMKKSMVQTGHLPFQRVKSVAELEQHILQARDKYVMLDFYADWCISCKEMERFTFTDERVQSRLKDVVLLQVDVTAGTSDDTALLKRFKLFGPPGILFIDRQGREISRIRLIGYQDTESFLSVLNAVLI
- a CDS encoding TlpA family protein disulfide reductase, producing MTKSQQVIMYMGVAIMAVTAGLLLRAQLTSNPQSAENGGAETLFAASLPDLQGKNQSISQWRGNVMVINFWATWCEPCRDEIPEFIELQEKFRAKGLVFIGIAVDQQERTAAFSKEIGINYPVLVGDMRALDLAGAAGNRQGALPFTVVIDRGGNIIGTKLGRLSRSKLESMIKPLL
- a CDS encoding DUF2490 domain-containing protein codes for the protein MLNKIRISTALVLSGLVLSGPATAQQFADDVSDFAVWGNITATGNFGAFNPNNPTLAKVKWWAEGQGRFADDASKFSQAIVRPGVGYQLTETTSIWVGYAWTPTTTPYVKNTYDEHRVWQQVLWSDKFSWGRLTARSRLEERFVPDHIGTASNPGDPSPSNSKMAARYRQLIKASIPLSFAPGFSYIIQDEAFVSLNDTDWVPRRGFDQNRFFTGLGYAFTKQITGEVGYMNQYIIRRGANYMGHILSVNLLMNF
- a CDS encoding sulfite exporter TauE/SafE family protein produces the protein MKIRNLDLTQNPINLEHEQLGLPPVEEPISHPAGTHPLLRTAMWFIVLVLMALILFLTGRFFLSNNWLGGWQIIGETLGGSIFWSAVTVGFLAQVVDGALGMAYGVTATTFLLATGASPGAASASVHIAEIFTTGVSGLAHARFGNVNKQLFIRLLVPGILGGILGAILVTQIDGAMFKPYISVYLLLLGIYILSKAFRPLRLRTHAPRHVGKLALFGGFVDAAGGGGWGPVVTSTLVSSGNDPRTTIGSVNFAEFFLTLTSAAVFTLLMETNTWPIIVGLVFGGLFAAPFAAVLCKKLHARTLLILVGTLIIITSLYNLYRAIAV